A genomic window from Eleginops maclovinus isolate JMC-PN-2008 ecotype Puerto Natales chromosome 9, JC_Emac_rtc_rv5, whole genome shotgun sequence includes:
- the LOC134869712 gene encoding zinc finger MYM-type protein 1-like codes for MEVLENYECRKMIKALSIAEQLDEGYRIGIRKHNEEVRKNRHILSRIIDCVKFCGAFELALRGHDESENSENPGIFRGLVDVVASLDGVLKEHLESATVFKGTSKTVQNELLDCMLSVVREKIISEVQSSDFLSIQADEITDISTQAQLVLVLRYINDKNLVERFFEFIPLQSAIAETIADALKERLAAILPGEQKSKLICQAYDGASVMRGATSGVQKRIRDDYPTAHYIHCYAHQLNLIMQQATSHVVKVKNFFSDLGGFSAFFSRSPKRTSVLDEVVAHRLPTASTVRWNFHSRAVNTVFEQREHLVECFERIRASGGFDDKTSQEAGGYIRLLEDPQFNFFLQLFHKIMPHVDVLYAKLQKRDIDSVHIERCIQQFQEDIQKIRDSLHAMVVEQSSGSQQPRKRRAVSEDELRRIAAEVCDTILGHTKERFAFKDHLISATLLQGNQFECYLKVFPEVALATTLKAYPILDGGKLKTEAWPHLWHRRIQILP; via the exons ACTGAGCATTGCCGAGCAGCTGGATGAAGGATACCGAATTGGCATTCGGAAACATAATgaagaggtgagaaaaaacCGACACATCCTCTCCAGAATAATAGACTGTGTGAAGTTCTGTGGTGCCTTTGAGTTGGCCCTTCGTGGCCATGACGAGAGCGAAAACTCGGAGAACCCAGGGATTTTTCGTGGCTTGGTGGACGTCGTTGCATCACTGGACGGTGTACTGAAAGAGCATCTGGAGAGCGCAACTGTCTTTAAGGGAACATCCAAAACAGTCCAGAATGAACTTCTTGACTGTATGCTGTCTGTTGTGAGGGAAAAGATCATCAGTGAAGTTCAAAGCAGCGATTTTCTATCGATCCAAGCAGATGAAATCACGGACATTAGCACACAAGCCCAACTTGTGCTTGTGCTTCGCTACATCAACGATAAGAATCTGGTGGAAAGATTCTTTGAGTTCATCCCTCTGCAGTCGGCTATAGCAGAGACCATTGCCGATGCTTTAAAAGAACGCCTTGCTGCCATCCTCCCAGGTGAGCAGAAAAGTAAACTCATCTGCCAGGCATATGACGGTGCTAGTGTAATGAGGGGTGCCACTTCAGGAGTTCAGAAGAGAATCCGGGATGACTACCCAACAGCCCACTATATCCACTGCTATGCCCATCAGCTCAATCTTATCATGCAACAGGCTACCTCCCAcgtagtcaaagtcaaaaactttttttccGACCTGGGTGGATTTTCTGCGTTTTTTTCAAGATCCCCCAAGCGGACCAGTGTGCTTGATGAGGTAGTGGCCCATAGACTACCAACAGCCAGCACTGTGAGATGGAACTTTCACAGCCGTGCCGTCAATACTGTGTTTGAGCAAAGAGAACACCTCGTTGAATGCTTTGAAAGAATTCGAGCATCAGGTGGCTTTGATGACAAGACCAGCCAAGAAGCAGGAGGCTACATCAGGCTACTGGAGGATCCTCAGTTCAACTTCTTCCTGCaactgtttcataaaataatgccaCACGTGGACGTCCTCTATGCCAAGCTCCAGAAGAGAGACATAGATTCAGTCCATATAGAAAGATGCATCCAGCAGTTCCAAGAGGACATACAAAAAATCAG agatTCTCTCCATGCAATGGTGGTGGAGCAAAGCAGTGGCTCTCAGCAGCCGAGGAAGCGCCGGGCTGTGTCGGAAGATGAGCTTAGAAGGATTGCTGCTGAG GTATGTGACACCATACTTGGACACACCAAGGAACGCTTTGCCTTCAAAGACCACCTCATCAGTGCCACCTTACTGCAGGGCAACCAGTTTGAATGCTACCTCAAGGTATTCCCTGAAGTTGCTTTGGCCACCACATTGAAGGCCTATCCAATTCTGGATGGAGGCAAGCTGAAGACAGAGGCTTGGCCTCATCTATGGCACAGACGAATTCAGATCCTGCCGTAG